A part of Setaria viridis chromosome 8, Setaria_viridis_v4.0, whole genome shotgun sequence genomic DNA contains:
- the LOC140220216 gene encoding uncharacterized protein has translation MSSPMVQKDLARACAEETSELIKSEIGDRCFAVLVDEARDASIKEQMAVVVRYIPFLYLVILLVLFCCFQVTLFSLFSCRFVNDKGSVIERFLGIEHVSDTTSTSLKEALDTMLRRYGLSISKIRGQGYDGASNMRGQFHGLQRLVLNENPYAFYIHCFAHQLQLVVVSVAKCCGSTFDFFNYVTSIVNVVSASCKRKDQLLQSHHDKLVEQLDSSAIFSGRGKNQETSLARPGDTRWGTHHKTLAHLMIMWSSVLEVLENISEDGTDGEKKTTASGLIQRMESFEFVFILHLMIRVLGMTQDLSQCLQKKNQNIVRAIGLIGSVMRNMNEMRENGWDALFEEVKEFCLLNNIEIPNMEDMIPVRGRSRCRGAKLVSYYHHFHHGIFNVVIDQVYCELNNRFPERSTQLLRCVACLDPRDSFANFEVQKLVELAKIYKDDFCDYDCIKLAGDLPIFIDEVRNDDNFDTCIDLGNLAEKMVQSGRDTVFPLVYRLIELALILPVATATVERAFSAMNIIKTERRNKMNDDWLNNSMMCYIERDLFASIEDEKILKRFQGLRNRKMNLPNEGSRDQRDLDLCDMVLVFTTFQGTLAPISSPQLTELPLPIAISKHQ, from the exons ATGAGTAGTCCAATGGTTCAGAAAGATTTGGCTAGGGCTTGTGCAGAGGAGACAAGTGAGTTAATTAAAAGTGAAATAGGAGATCGTTGTTTTGCGGTTCTTGTCGACGAGGCTCGTGATGCATCTATTAAGGAACAAATGGCTGTGGTTGTGAGGTATATACCTTTTCTCTATTTGGTTATTTtattggttttgttttgttgctttcaagtaacactattttctcttttctcttgtagGTTTGTCAATGATAAAGGAAGTGTGATTGAGAGGTTTCTTGGCATTGAACATGTTTCTGACACCACATCAACTTCACTAAAAGAAGCATTGGATACTATGCTTAGAAGATATGGTCTATCTATTTCCAAGATTAGAGGGCAAGGATATGATGGAGCTTCAAATATGAGAGGACAATTTCATGGGTTACAAAGACTGGTATTGAACGAAAACCCATATGCCTTTTACATCCATTGTTTTGCTCATCAATTGCAGCTTGTGGTAGTTTCTGTAGCCAAGTGTTGTGGCtcaacttttgatttcttcaattatGTCACTTCAATCGTCAATGTTGTTAGTGCTTCTTGCAAGAGGAAAGATCAACTCCTTCAAAGTCATCATGATAAGCTTGTTGAGCAGTTAGATAGTAGTGCTATTTTTTCTGGGAGAGGGAAAAACCAAGAAACTAGTCTTGCTAGGCCTGGTGATACACGGTGGGGTACACATCACAAAACATTGGCACATCTTATGATCATGTGGTCCTCTGTACTGGAGGTATTGGAGAATATTAGTGAAGATGGAACTgatggggaaaaaaaaactacagccTCTGGATTGATTCAAAGAATGGAGTCATTTGAATTTGTGTTCATATTACATCTTATGATTAGAGTACTGGGGATGACTCAAGACTTGTCACAatgtttgcaaaagaaaaatcaaaacattgttcgtgcaataggattaattggctctgtgatgagaaatatgaatgaaatgagggAAAATGGTTGGGATGCTCTTTTTGAAGAAGTAAAGGAGTTTTGCCTCCTCAACAACATAGAAATTCCTAATATGGAAGATATGATACCAGTTAGAGGTCGTTCGAGATGTCGTGGTGCTAAACTAGTGAGTTACtaccatcattttcatcatggaattttcaatgttgtgattgatcaagtttattgtgAGTTAAACAATCGATTTCCAGAAAGATCAACTCAACTCTTGAGATGCGTTGCTTGTCTTGATCCGAGGGATTCTTTTGCCAACTTTGAAGTACAGAAGTTAGTTGAGCTTGCTAAGATTTATAAAGATGACTTCTGTGATTATGACTGCATAAAGCTTGCGGGTGACCTTCCTATATTCATTGATGAAGTCAGAAATGATGATAATTTTGAcacttgtattgatcttggtaaCCTTGCTGAGAAGATGGTTCAGAGTGGAAGAGATACAGTTTTTCCTTTGGTGTATCGTCTCattgaacttgcattgattttgccagtggcaacagcaacagttgaAAGAGCCTTTTCTGCTATGAATATTATCAAGACTGAacgaagaaataaaatgaatgatgattggTTGAATAATAGCATGATGTGCTATATTGAGCGAGATTTGTTTGCGTCGATTGaagatgaaaaaattctaaagcgctttcaaggcttaagaaaccgtaagatgaatttgccaaatgagggctcaag AGACCAACGAGACCTTGACCTCTGCGATATGGTTCTAGTCTTCACAACCTTTCAGGGAACTCTTGCTCCCATCTCTTCCCCACAGCTGACAGAACTTCCGCTCCCAATCGCCATATCAAAACATCAATAG